A window from Athalia rosae chromosome 5, iyAthRosa1.1, whole genome shotgun sequence encodes these proteins:
- the LOC105694135 gene encoding FHIP family protein CPIJ015043 isoform X1, with protein MSWLRNSPLRTNFSKQRSRDSPPKDADPTACYDSFRKHWQQTHDIISHTQPPAGIPSQDDVLGVVNHIDQMVTLLLLELRNATPVSDNRRTATPTHSPCLEHLLNENLLDKLYEWSLHTGRFSNAVRLEQLKLYELLVSHSGTLLAHEPVARPLLRLLEQCADDIMPLEVEKKLVVLLNQLCVALMQNMALLDLFFHPTANGKSKFIIFTLLIPHIHREGGVGQQARDAMLLCMSLSKKNDEVGLYIADHSNVCPVLATGLSGLYSLLPRKLDIETEDWHRLTPDDINDIPAVTQLMNSLEFCNAVAQVAHPLIQKQLLEFLYQGFLVPVMGPALLQESVGLTIEQLDAPQYWTAVDELVAATAYFDLFLRSVTEPGLLRSLIRFLLEDNYDECRILDSLIQRISSISRLCIVTLALFETLVELNCEDVMLELCLGALTPCSHVMLSQRRRLRDIDPFGRAAEKFLSLAPNCCSSALTSSTPPNSLPNIPVSTHRKNSNTGFESFKSLPVPINYGARLTESLYGNYHAYLYDARQKIASCYVACSNWSSLYDGETLKESNANSSVTTLIDENTLIERTIKRIESNQTLSKDATKDAMTQSDIFKDTAGISESSKEPSVQTILDNIESLLTGEDLITSKNDPCNSLNERNIDNFSGTFSPEEQAKLDADIAELLNEEIAITQQIKDTLQSDKKGSDSGIDESNTAMNSLLSLGESSGYESFAFKGSSESTPDNEHSEDRISEHEETETELSIEPSVQLHGIKDINYVTNEGSTSSKQCKGNSSHNHDIFNGQPNVGIFLDVVLRKLECMTNNNVYVNLHLTGLLSRLAVYPQPLLQSFLLNHSLVFQPSIRSLFQVLASLKHKIDQFLSRHSDIDQLVDQARIFLISREDKLINARKNVLEATAQAATVRRYSSTSDSFSRVFKRESKRRSLTSSLSQMFKRAGSNSGPSNLTGSISQPSSISEDQLVVVNDTSRRRFYMKTSWESPNEISPVQNIVLCAVVLDEWLKELAAITQEHAIASLTNGPEFRGCGTLLCNAIMI; from the exons ATGAGTTGGTTGAGGAATAGTCCACTGCGAACTAACTTCAGCAAACAACGATCAAGAGATTCACCACCCAAAGATGCAGACCCTACAGCCTGCTACGACAGTTTTAGAAAACACTGGCAACAGACCCATGATATTATTTCACACACTCAG CCACCTGCTGGAATACCGAGTCAAGATGATGTTCTGGGTGTTGTTAATCACATTGATCAAATGGTTACACTATTGCTTCTTGAACTGCGCAACGCTACCCCAGTTAGTGATAATCGCCGTACAGCTACACCTACTCATTCGCCATGTCTGGAACAtcttttgaatgaaaatttgcttGACAAACTTTATGAATGGAGCTTACATACTGGGAG ATTCAGCAATGCGGTGCGGCTAGAGCAGCTGAAGCTTTATGAGCTACTGGTATCGCACAGCGGAACTTTATTGGCACACGAACCTGTGGCAAGACCATTATTACGTCTGTTGGAACAATGTGCAGATGACATAATGCCActggaagtagaaaaaaaattagtagtCTTATTGAATCAATTATGTGTGGCACTGATGCAAAACATGGCATTACTCGACCTCTTCTTTCATCCTACAGCCAATGGAAAAAGCAA atttattattttcacgctACTAATTCCTCATATTCATAGAGAAGGAGGAGTTGGTCAACAAGCGAGAGATGCAATGCTGCTATGCATGTCTCTCTCAAAGAAGAATGATGAAGTGGGATTGTATATCGCAGATCATTCCAATGTGTGTCCA GTATTGGCTACAGGACTGAGCGGTctttattcattattaccTAGAAAGTTGGATATTGAGACAGAAGATTGGCACAGGTTAACACCTGACGACATAAATGACATACCAGCGGTGACACAGTTGATGAATTCCTTGGAATTTTGCAATGCTGTTGCGCAAGTAGCGCACCCTTTGATACAGAAGCAACTGCTTGAATTCCTTTATCAAGGATTCCTTGTGCCTGTAATGGGACCAGCATTACTTCAG GAATCTGTTGGCTTGACCATAGAACAGCTAGATGCACCGCAATACTGG ACTGCAGTGGACGAACTGGTTGCTGCTACAGCCtactttgatttgtttttacGTTCGGTCACAGAACCTGGCTTACTACGATCCCTGATTAGATTTTTACTTGAAGATAATTATGACGAATGCAGGATATTAGATAGTCTCATCCAAAGGATATCATCGATATCGCGG CTCTGCATAGTAACCTTGGCACTTTTTGAAACTTTGGTTGAGCTGAATTGTGAAGACGTTATGCTGGAACTATGCCTTGGAGCACTGACTCCTTGTTCTCACGTAATGCTTTCTCAACGGAGAAGATTGCGAGACATAGACCCATTTGGACGAGCtgcagaaaaatttctaagTCTTGCTCCGAATTGTTGTTCTAGTGCATTAACTTCATCTACACCACCCAACTCTTTGCCCAACATACCAGTCTCAACCCATCGCAAAAATTCGAATACCGGTTTTGAGAGTTTCAAGTCTTTGCCTGTGCCAATTAATTATGGAGCCAGACTAACGGAGAGCTTGTACGGAAACTATCACGCCTACTTGTACGACGCCAGACAAAAGATAGCATCATGTTACGTAGCCTGTTCAAATTGGTCATCTTTGTACGATGGTGAAACTTTGAAAGAAAGTAATGCTAACAGTAGTGTAACAACTTTGATAGATGAAAATACTTTGATCGAACGAACAATTAAACGAATAGAAAGTAATCAAACTCTTTCAAAAGATGCGACTAAAGATGCTATGACGCAAAGTGACATCTTCAAAGATACGGCGGGGATAAGTGAGAGCTCCAAAGAGCCATCGGTTCAGACTATTTTAGATAATATTGAATCACTGTTGACCGGTGAAGACCTTATTACGAGCAAAAATGATCCTTGTAATTCATTGAATGAAAGGAACATTGACAATTTCAGTGGCACATTTTCTCCAGAAGAACAAGCTAAACTGGACGCTGATATCGCAGAATTATTGAACGAGGAAATCGCAATCACTCAGCAAATTAAAGATACTTTGCAGTCAGATAAAAAAGGATCGGATAGCGGAATCGATGAATCAAATACAGCAATGAATTCGCTTTTATCTTTGGGCGAAAGTAGCGGTTATGAAAGCTTTGCCTTCAAAGGTTCATCGGAATCAACTCCCGACAATGAACATAGTGAAGATAGAATAAGTGAACATGAAGAAACTGAAACTGAATTAAGTATAGAACCTTCTGTACAATTACACGGCATAAAAGATATCAACTATGTAACAAACGAGGGATCAACATCAAGTAAACAGTGCAAAGGGAACTCATCGCATAATCATGACATTTTTAATGGTCAACCAAATGTTGGCATTTTTCTAGACGTAGTCCTGCGAAAACTGGAATGTATGACGAACAACAATGTCTATGTAAATTTGCATTTAACCGGGCTCTTGAGCAGACTCGCGGTTTATCCACAGCCGTTATTGCAATCGTTTTTACTGAACCACTCGCTCGTTTTCCAGCCTAGCATCAGATCCTTATTTCAG GTACTAGCATCTTTAAAAcacaaaattgatcaatttctttCACGACACAGTGATATCGATCAATTGGTGGATCAGGCacggatatttttaattagtcGAGAAGACAAATTAATAAATGCCAGGAAAAATGTTCTCGAGGCGACTGCTCAAGCTGCAACTGTTAGACGTTATTCCTCCACAAGTGATTCATTCTCTAGAG TTTTTAAAC GTGAATCAAAAAGAAGGAGTCTGACATCATCCCTGTCACAAATGTTTAAACGAGCAGGTAGCAATTCTGGACCAAGCAACTTAACTGGTTCCATTAGTCAGCCATCGAGCATTTCAGAGGATCAATTAGTAGTTGTCAACGATACTTCTAGACGCCG ATTTTATATGAAAACATCATGGGAATCACCGAACGAGATAAGTCCAGTGCAGAACATTGTTCTGTGTGCAGTTGTATTGGACGAATGGTTGAAAGAGTTGGCAGCGATCACGCAAGAACATGCAATAGCATCGTTGACCAATGGTCCTGAATTCAGG GGTTGCGGTACACTTCTATGTAATGCAATAATGATTTAA
- the LOC105694135 gene encoding FHIP family protein CPIJ015043 isoform X2, with protein sequence MSWLRNSPLRTNFSKQRSRDSPPKDADPTACYDSFRKHWQQTHDIISHTQPPAGIPSQDDVLGVVNHIDQMVTLLLLELRNATPVSDNRRTATPTHSPCLEHLLNENLLDKLYEWSLHTGRFSNAVRLEQLKLYELLVSHSGTLLAHEPVARPLLRLLEQCADDIMPLEVEKKLVVLLNQLCVALMQNMALLDLFFHPTANGKSKFIIFTLLIPHIHREGGVGQQARDAMLLCMSLSKKNDEVGLYIADHSNVCPVLATGLSGLYSLLPRKLDIETEDWHRLTPDDINDIPAVTQLMNSLEFCNAVAQVAHPLIQKQLLEFLYQGFLVPVMGPALLQESVGLTIEQLDAPQYWTAVDELVAATAYFDLFLRSVTEPGLLRSLIRFLLEDNYDECRILDSLIQRISSISRLCIVTLALFETLVELNCEDVMLELCLGALTPCSHVMLSQRRRLRDIDPFGRAAEKFLSLAPNCCSSALTSSTPPNSLPNIPVSTHRKNSNTGFESFKSLPVPINYGARLTESLYGNYHAYLYDARQKIASCYVACSNWSSLYDGETLKESNANSSVTTLIDENTLIERTIKRIESNQTLSKDATKDAMTQSDIFKDTAGISESSKEPSVQTILDNIESLLTGEDLITSKNDPCNSLNERNIDNFSGTFSPEEQAKLDADIAELLNEEIAITQQIKDTLQSDKKGSDSGIDESNTAMNSLLSLGESSGYESFAFKGSSESTPDNEHSEDRISEHEETETELSIEPSVQLHGIKDINYVTNEGSTSSKQCKGNSSHNHDIFNGQPNVGIFLDVVLRKLECMTNNNVYVNLHLTGLLSRLAVYPQPLLQSFLLNHSLVFQPSIRSLFQVLASLKHKIDQFLSRHSDIDQLVDQARIFLISREDKLINARKNVLEATAQAATVRRYSSTSDSFSRGESKRRSLTSSLSQMFKRAGSNSGPSNLTGSISQPSSISEDQLVVVNDTSRRRFYMKTSWESPNEISPVQNIVLCAVVLDEWLKELAAITQEHAIASLTNGPEFRGCGTLLCNAIMI encoded by the exons ATGAGTTGGTTGAGGAATAGTCCACTGCGAACTAACTTCAGCAAACAACGATCAAGAGATTCACCACCCAAAGATGCAGACCCTACAGCCTGCTACGACAGTTTTAGAAAACACTGGCAACAGACCCATGATATTATTTCACACACTCAG CCACCTGCTGGAATACCGAGTCAAGATGATGTTCTGGGTGTTGTTAATCACATTGATCAAATGGTTACACTATTGCTTCTTGAACTGCGCAACGCTACCCCAGTTAGTGATAATCGCCGTACAGCTACACCTACTCATTCGCCATGTCTGGAACAtcttttgaatgaaaatttgcttGACAAACTTTATGAATGGAGCTTACATACTGGGAG ATTCAGCAATGCGGTGCGGCTAGAGCAGCTGAAGCTTTATGAGCTACTGGTATCGCACAGCGGAACTTTATTGGCACACGAACCTGTGGCAAGACCATTATTACGTCTGTTGGAACAATGTGCAGATGACATAATGCCActggaagtagaaaaaaaattagtagtCTTATTGAATCAATTATGTGTGGCACTGATGCAAAACATGGCATTACTCGACCTCTTCTTTCATCCTACAGCCAATGGAAAAAGCAA atttattattttcacgctACTAATTCCTCATATTCATAGAGAAGGAGGAGTTGGTCAACAAGCGAGAGATGCAATGCTGCTATGCATGTCTCTCTCAAAGAAGAATGATGAAGTGGGATTGTATATCGCAGATCATTCCAATGTGTGTCCA GTATTGGCTACAGGACTGAGCGGTctttattcattattaccTAGAAAGTTGGATATTGAGACAGAAGATTGGCACAGGTTAACACCTGACGACATAAATGACATACCAGCGGTGACACAGTTGATGAATTCCTTGGAATTTTGCAATGCTGTTGCGCAAGTAGCGCACCCTTTGATACAGAAGCAACTGCTTGAATTCCTTTATCAAGGATTCCTTGTGCCTGTAATGGGACCAGCATTACTTCAG GAATCTGTTGGCTTGACCATAGAACAGCTAGATGCACCGCAATACTGG ACTGCAGTGGACGAACTGGTTGCTGCTACAGCCtactttgatttgtttttacGTTCGGTCACAGAACCTGGCTTACTACGATCCCTGATTAGATTTTTACTTGAAGATAATTATGACGAATGCAGGATATTAGATAGTCTCATCCAAAGGATATCATCGATATCGCGG CTCTGCATAGTAACCTTGGCACTTTTTGAAACTTTGGTTGAGCTGAATTGTGAAGACGTTATGCTGGAACTATGCCTTGGAGCACTGACTCCTTGTTCTCACGTAATGCTTTCTCAACGGAGAAGATTGCGAGACATAGACCCATTTGGACGAGCtgcagaaaaatttctaagTCTTGCTCCGAATTGTTGTTCTAGTGCATTAACTTCATCTACACCACCCAACTCTTTGCCCAACATACCAGTCTCAACCCATCGCAAAAATTCGAATACCGGTTTTGAGAGTTTCAAGTCTTTGCCTGTGCCAATTAATTATGGAGCCAGACTAACGGAGAGCTTGTACGGAAACTATCACGCCTACTTGTACGACGCCAGACAAAAGATAGCATCATGTTACGTAGCCTGTTCAAATTGGTCATCTTTGTACGATGGTGAAACTTTGAAAGAAAGTAATGCTAACAGTAGTGTAACAACTTTGATAGATGAAAATACTTTGATCGAACGAACAATTAAACGAATAGAAAGTAATCAAACTCTTTCAAAAGATGCGACTAAAGATGCTATGACGCAAAGTGACATCTTCAAAGATACGGCGGGGATAAGTGAGAGCTCCAAAGAGCCATCGGTTCAGACTATTTTAGATAATATTGAATCACTGTTGACCGGTGAAGACCTTATTACGAGCAAAAATGATCCTTGTAATTCATTGAATGAAAGGAACATTGACAATTTCAGTGGCACATTTTCTCCAGAAGAACAAGCTAAACTGGACGCTGATATCGCAGAATTATTGAACGAGGAAATCGCAATCACTCAGCAAATTAAAGATACTTTGCAGTCAGATAAAAAAGGATCGGATAGCGGAATCGATGAATCAAATACAGCAATGAATTCGCTTTTATCTTTGGGCGAAAGTAGCGGTTATGAAAGCTTTGCCTTCAAAGGTTCATCGGAATCAACTCCCGACAATGAACATAGTGAAGATAGAATAAGTGAACATGAAGAAACTGAAACTGAATTAAGTATAGAACCTTCTGTACAATTACACGGCATAAAAGATATCAACTATGTAACAAACGAGGGATCAACATCAAGTAAACAGTGCAAAGGGAACTCATCGCATAATCATGACATTTTTAATGGTCAACCAAATGTTGGCATTTTTCTAGACGTAGTCCTGCGAAAACTGGAATGTATGACGAACAACAATGTCTATGTAAATTTGCATTTAACCGGGCTCTTGAGCAGACTCGCGGTTTATCCACAGCCGTTATTGCAATCGTTTTTACTGAACCACTCGCTCGTTTTCCAGCCTAGCATCAGATCCTTATTTCAG GTACTAGCATCTTTAAAAcacaaaattgatcaatttctttCACGACACAGTGATATCGATCAATTGGTGGATCAGGCacggatatttttaattagtcGAGAAGACAAATTAATAAATGCCAGGAAAAATGTTCTCGAGGCGACTGCTCAAGCTGCAACTGTTAGACGTTATTCCTCCACAAGTGATTCATTCTCTAGAG GTGAATCAAAAAGAAGGAGTCTGACATCATCCCTGTCACAAATGTTTAAACGAGCAGGTAGCAATTCTGGACCAAGCAACTTAACTGGTTCCATTAGTCAGCCATCGAGCATTTCAGAGGATCAATTAGTAGTTGTCAACGATACTTCTAGACGCCG ATTTTATATGAAAACATCATGGGAATCACCGAACGAGATAAGTCCAGTGCAGAACATTGTTCTGTGTGCAGTTGTATTGGACGAATGGTTGAAAGAGTTGGCAGCGATCACGCAAGAACATGCAATAGCATCGTTGACCAATGGTCCTGAATTCAGG GGTTGCGGTACACTTCTATGTAATGCAATAATGATTTAA
- the LOC105694135 gene encoding FHIP family protein CPIJ015043 isoform X4, whose amino-acid sequence MSWLRNSPLRTNFSKQRSRDSPPKDADPTACYDSFRKHWQQTHDIISHTQPPAGIPSQDDVLGVVNHIDQMVTLLLLELRNATPVSDNRRTATPTHSPCLEHLLNENLLDKLYEWSLHTGRFSNAVRLEQLKLYELLVSHSGTLLAHEPVARPLLRLLEQCADDIMPLEVEKKLVVLLNQLCVALMQNMALLDLFFHPTANGKSKFIIFTLLIPHIHREGGVGQQARDAMLLCMSLSKKNDEVGLYIADHSNVCPVLATGLSGLYSLLPRKLDIETEDWHRLTPDDINDIPAVTQLMNSLEFCNAVAQVAHPLIQKQLLEFLYQGFLVPVMGPALLQTAVDELVAATAYFDLFLRSVTEPGLLRSLIRFLLEDNYDECRILDSLIQRISSISRLCIVTLALFETLVELNCEDVMLELCLGALTPCSHVMLSQRRRLRDIDPFGRAAEKFLSLAPNCCSSALTSSTPPNSLPNIPVSTHRKNSNTGFESFKSLPVPINYGARLTESLYGNYHAYLYDARQKIASCYVACSNWSSLYDGETLKESNANSSVTTLIDENTLIERTIKRIESNQTLSKDATKDAMTQSDIFKDTAGISESSKEPSVQTILDNIESLLTGEDLITSKNDPCNSLNERNIDNFSGTFSPEEQAKLDADIAELLNEEIAITQQIKDTLQSDKKGSDSGIDESNTAMNSLLSLGESSGYESFAFKGSSESTPDNEHSEDRISEHEETETELSIEPSVQLHGIKDINYVTNEGSTSSKQCKGNSSHNHDIFNGQPNVGIFLDVVLRKLECMTNNNVYVNLHLTGLLSRLAVYPQPLLQSFLLNHSLVFQPSIRSLFQVLASLKHKIDQFLSRHSDIDQLVDQARIFLISREDKLINARKNVLEATAQAATVRRYSSTSDSFSRVFKRESKRRSLTSSLSQMFKRAGSNSGPSNLTGSISQPSSISEDQLVVVNDTSRRRFYMKTSWESPNEISPVQNIVLCAVVLDEWLKELAAITQEHAIASLTNGPEFRGCGTLLCNAIMI is encoded by the exons ATGAGTTGGTTGAGGAATAGTCCACTGCGAACTAACTTCAGCAAACAACGATCAAGAGATTCACCACCCAAAGATGCAGACCCTACAGCCTGCTACGACAGTTTTAGAAAACACTGGCAACAGACCCATGATATTATTTCACACACTCAG CCACCTGCTGGAATACCGAGTCAAGATGATGTTCTGGGTGTTGTTAATCACATTGATCAAATGGTTACACTATTGCTTCTTGAACTGCGCAACGCTACCCCAGTTAGTGATAATCGCCGTACAGCTACACCTACTCATTCGCCATGTCTGGAACAtcttttgaatgaaaatttgcttGACAAACTTTATGAATGGAGCTTACATACTGGGAG ATTCAGCAATGCGGTGCGGCTAGAGCAGCTGAAGCTTTATGAGCTACTGGTATCGCACAGCGGAACTTTATTGGCACACGAACCTGTGGCAAGACCATTATTACGTCTGTTGGAACAATGTGCAGATGACATAATGCCActggaagtagaaaaaaaattagtagtCTTATTGAATCAATTATGTGTGGCACTGATGCAAAACATGGCATTACTCGACCTCTTCTTTCATCCTACAGCCAATGGAAAAAGCAA atttattattttcacgctACTAATTCCTCATATTCATAGAGAAGGAGGAGTTGGTCAACAAGCGAGAGATGCAATGCTGCTATGCATGTCTCTCTCAAAGAAGAATGATGAAGTGGGATTGTATATCGCAGATCATTCCAATGTGTGTCCA GTATTGGCTACAGGACTGAGCGGTctttattcattattaccTAGAAAGTTGGATATTGAGACAGAAGATTGGCACAGGTTAACACCTGACGACATAAATGACATACCAGCGGTGACACAGTTGATGAATTCCTTGGAATTTTGCAATGCTGTTGCGCAAGTAGCGCACCCTTTGATACAGAAGCAACTGCTTGAATTCCTTTATCAAGGATTCCTTGTGCCTGTAATGGGACCAGCATTACTTCAG ACTGCAGTGGACGAACTGGTTGCTGCTACAGCCtactttgatttgtttttacGTTCGGTCACAGAACCTGGCTTACTACGATCCCTGATTAGATTTTTACTTGAAGATAATTATGACGAATGCAGGATATTAGATAGTCTCATCCAAAGGATATCATCGATATCGCGG CTCTGCATAGTAACCTTGGCACTTTTTGAAACTTTGGTTGAGCTGAATTGTGAAGACGTTATGCTGGAACTATGCCTTGGAGCACTGACTCCTTGTTCTCACGTAATGCTTTCTCAACGGAGAAGATTGCGAGACATAGACCCATTTGGACGAGCtgcagaaaaatttctaagTCTTGCTCCGAATTGTTGTTCTAGTGCATTAACTTCATCTACACCACCCAACTCTTTGCCCAACATACCAGTCTCAACCCATCGCAAAAATTCGAATACCGGTTTTGAGAGTTTCAAGTCTTTGCCTGTGCCAATTAATTATGGAGCCAGACTAACGGAGAGCTTGTACGGAAACTATCACGCCTACTTGTACGACGCCAGACAAAAGATAGCATCATGTTACGTAGCCTGTTCAAATTGGTCATCTTTGTACGATGGTGAAACTTTGAAAGAAAGTAATGCTAACAGTAGTGTAACAACTTTGATAGATGAAAATACTTTGATCGAACGAACAATTAAACGAATAGAAAGTAATCAAACTCTTTCAAAAGATGCGACTAAAGATGCTATGACGCAAAGTGACATCTTCAAAGATACGGCGGGGATAAGTGAGAGCTCCAAAGAGCCATCGGTTCAGACTATTTTAGATAATATTGAATCACTGTTGACCGGTGAAGACCTTATTACGAGCAAAAATGATCCTTGTAATTCATTGAATGAAAGGAACATTGACAATTTCAGTGGCACATTTTCTCCAGAAGAACAAGCTAAACTGGACGCTGATATCGCAGAATTATTGAACGAGGAAATCGCAATCACTCAGCAAATTAAAGATACTTTGCAGTCAGATAAAAAAGGATCGGATAGCGGAATCGATGAATCAAATACAGCAATGAATTCGCTTTTATCTTTGGGCGAAAGTAGCGGTTATGAAAGCTTTGCCTTCAAAGGTTCATCGGAATCAACTCCCGACAATGAACATAGTGAAGATAGAATAAGTGAACATGAAGAAACTGAAACTGAATTAAGTATAGAACCTTCTGTACAATTACACGGCATAAAAGATATCAACTATGTAACAAACGAGGGATCAACATCAAGTAAACAGTGCAAAGGGAACTCATCGCATAATCATGACATTTTTAATGGTCAACCAAATGTTGGCATTTTTCTAGACGTAGTCCTGCGAAAACTGGAATGTATGACGAACAACAATGTCTATGTAAATTTGCATTTAACCGGGCTCTTGAGCAGACTCGCGGTTTATCCACAGCCGTTATTGCAATCGTTTTTACTGAACCACTCGCTCGTTTTCCAGCCTAGCATCAGATCCTTATTTCAG GTACTAGCATCTTTAAAAcacaaaattgatcaatttctttCACGACACAGTGATATCGATCAATTGGTGGATCAGGCacggatatttttaattagtcGAGAAGACAAATTAATAAATGCCAGGAAAAATGTTCTCGAGGCGACTGCTCAAGCTGCAACTGTTAGACGTTATTCCTCCACAAGTGATTCATTCTCTAGAG TTTTTAAAC GTGAATCAAAAAGAAGGAGTCTGACATCATCCCTGTCACAAATGTTTAAACGAGCAGGTAGCAATTCTGGACCAAGCAACTTAACTGGTTCCATTAGTCAGCCATCGAGCATTTCAGAGGATCAATTAGTAGTTGTCAACGATACTTCTAGACGCCG ATTTTATATGAAAACATCATGGGAATCACCGAACGAGATAAGTCCAGTGCAGAACATTGTTCTGTGTGCAGTTGTATTGGACGAATGGTTGAAAGAGTTGGCAGCGATCACGCAAGAACATGCAATAGCATCGTTGACCAATGGTCCTGAATTCAGG GGTTGCGGTACACTTCTATGTAATGCAATAATGATTTAA